A genomic stretch from Chloroflexota bacterium includes:
- a CDS encoding 4Fe-4S binding protein codes for MALRQPARPERAPTPLTILTAAAPAPHSRGLLDNPLVLGFLQSRYYPAVFTYPVLVVFGYIIYSLLWGPAAASANLGTSLTWVLWWPLIPLAMFALGRFWCGICPFGTTIDLVQKVAGLGRPVPAFLKKYGIWVIDAVFLLITWADHVFGIVESPRGSGYLLGLLVTASVVTAVFFERRTWCRYLCFLGGLSGNYARTSGIQLQATPDICATCKDQYCYKGRDGIPGCPVFEVPRTMNNMANCNFCAACIKSCEKGSLRLFLRKPTSELWFLARPKFAEAFLAVVIVGIVLVQNITMLSFWEPLMTTLQGVLLGSRVAAFTSVFLVAMAVPFVLMLAAAKLTGAQTGEDIARTFARFGYAVIPLDLAGHMAHNFFHLFAEGKAILFNTAALAGTYVTGDAALVSTPTIQAMQFAVLALGIGGSIFTAYKIAQRSPGQATPLRAFVPQLVVLVIFGLVNVYLFTLPMAHRV; via the coding sequence ATGGCTCTCCGACAGCCGGCGCGCCCCGAGCGCGCCCCCACCCCCTTGACCATCCTGACGGCCGCCGCGCCAGCACCCCACTCGCGCGGCCTGCTCGACAACCCGCTCGTCCTGGGGTTCCTCCAGAGCCGCTACTACCCGGCCGTCTTCACCTACCCGGTCCTGGTCGTCTTCGGCTACATCATCTACTCGCTGCTCTGGGGGCCGGCCGCCGCCTCGGCGAACCTCGGCACCAGCCTGACCTGGGTGCTCTGGTGGCCGCTGATCCCGCTGGCGATGTTCGCGCTCGGGCGCTTCTGGTGCGGGATCTGCCCCTTCGGCACGACCATCGACCTGGTCCAGAAGGTCGCCGGCCTCGGCCGCCCGGTGCCTGCATTCCTGAAGAAGTACGGCATCTGGGTGATCGACGCCGTCTTCCTGCTGATCACCTGGGCCGACCACGTCTTCGGTATCGTCGAGTCGCCGCGTGGCTCCGGCTACCTGCTCGGGCTGCTGGTGACGGCCAGCGTCGTGACGGCCGTCTTCTTCGAGCGACGGACCTGGTGCCGCTACCTCTGCTTCCTCGGCGGCCTCTCGGGCAACTACGCGCGGACCTCGGGCATCCAGCTCCAGGCGACCCCGGACATCTGCGCCACCTGCAAGGACCAGTACTGCTACAAGGGAAGAGACGGCATCCCCGGCTGCCCCGTCTTCGAAGTGCCGCGCACCATGAACAACATGGCGAACTGCAACTTCTGCGCGGCCTGCATCAAGTCGTGCGAGAAGGGCTCGCTGCGGCTCTTCCTCAGGAAGCCCACCAGCGAGCTCTGGTTCCTGGCTCGCCCGAAGTTCGCCGAGGCGTTCCTGGCGGTCGTCATCGTCGGGATCGTGCTGGTCCAGAACATCACGATGCTCTCGTTCTGGGAGCCGCTGATGACGACGCTCCAGGGCGTCCTGCTTGGCAGCCGGGTGGCGGCCTTCACGTCGGTCTTCCTGGTCGCGATGGCCGTCCCGTTCGTGCTGATGCTGGCGGCGGCAAAGCTGACCGGCGCCCAGACCGGCGAGGACATCGCGCGGACGTTCGCCCGCTTCGGGTACGCGGTGATCCCGCTGGACCTGGCCGGGCACATGGCCCACAACTTCTTCCACCTGTTCGCCGAGGGCAAGGCGATCCTCTTCAACACGGCCGCCCTCGCCGGCACGTACGTGACGGGGGACGCCGCCCTGGTCTCGACCCCGACCATCCAGGCGATGCAGTTCGCCGTGCTCGCGCTCGGCATCGGCGGCTCGATCTTCACCGCCTACAAGATCGCCCAGCGCAGTCCTGGCCAGGCCACGCCCCTCCGTGCCTTCGTGCCCCAGCTCGTGGTGCTGGTCATCTTCGGACTGGTGAACGTCTATCTCTTCACCCTCCCGATGGCCCACCGCGTGTAG